One part of the Salinimonas iocasae genome encodes these proteins:
- the rpoC gene encoding DNA-directed RNA polymerase subunit beta': MKDLLKFLKQQNKTEEFDNIRIGLSSPEMIRSWSFGEVKKPETINYRTFKPERDGLFCARIFGPVKDYECLCGKYKRLKHRGVICEKCGVEVTLTKVRRERMGHIELASPVAHIWFLKSLPSRIGLMLDMTLRDIERVLYFESYVVTEPGLTTLERSQLLNEEEYLDALEENGDEFDAKMGAEAVFDLLKVLDVDADVAAMREELPSINSETKRKKITKRLKLLESFQQSGNKPEWMIMTVLPVLPPDLRPLVPLDGGRFATSDLNDLYRRVINRNNRLKRLLDLAAPDIIVRNEKRMLQEAVDALLDNGRRGRAITGSNKRPLKSLADMIKGKQGRFRQNLLGKRVDYSGRSVITVGPTLRLHQCGLPKKMALELFKPFIYGKLEGRGLATTIKAAKKLVEREAPEVWDVLDEVIREHPVLLNRAPTLHRLGIQAFEPTLIEGKAIQLHPLVCAAYNADFDGDQMAVHVPLTLEAQLEARALMMSTNNILSPANGEPIIVPSQDVVLGLYYLTREKVNGKGEGMVFTSPNEAEKAYRTDAAELHARVKVRITEYDVAEDGTKTERVTLTDTTVGRAIFSLILPKGLPFDLINQAMGKKQISRLLNACYRTLGLKDTVIAADQIMYSGFHYAMIAGASVGIDDMVIPAAKKEIIDDAEAEVIEIQEQFQNGLVTAGERYNKVIDIWSNANEKVAKAMMDNLKSDIVVNAEGEEEEQQSFNSVYMMADSGARGSAAQIRQLAGMRGLMAKPDGSIIETPITANFREGLNVLQYFISTHGARKGLADTALKTANSGYLTRRLVDVAQDLVITNDDCGTFEGVKMSPLIEGGDVVEPLRERVLGRVVAEDVYKPGTDEVLVERNVLLDEALVDMLEQNSVDQIQVRSVITCDNDFGVCAKCYGRDLARGHMVAKGESVGVIAAQSIGEPGTQLTMRTFHIGGAASRASAENSVQVKTAGTLKLQNAKTVRNTEEKLVVVSRSTELTVTDSHGREKERYKVPYGAVLSVDESAEVNAGDIVASWDPHSHPIIVERPSKVSFSDIDDSNTEMQQDELTGLTRIVVKDLAKVNAKEPKLILESDEIGLQEIRLPSFTTIEASEGKVAQTGDVLARIPQESSKTRDITGGLPRVADLFEARKPKEPAILAEHSGMVGFGKETKGKRRLVITRKDSGDQYEEMIPKWRQLNVFEGEQVERGEVIADGPESPHDILRLRGISAVSNYIVNEVQEVYRLQGVKINDKHIEVVIRQMLRKCIITASGDSQFLEGEQVEVANVKIANRELERQGKMPALYETQLLGITKASLSTESFISAASFQETTRVLTEAAVQGKEDDLRGLKENVIVGRLIPAGTGFAYHERRMQKRQEQLEEMSVSAAEAEQALTEALNAETSGESSTDE; the protein is encoded by the coding sequence GTGAAAGACTTATTAAAGTTTCTAAAGCAACAAAACAAGACAGAAGAATTCGATAATATTCGAATTGGCCTGTCTTCACCTGAGATGATCCGTTCGTGGTCATTTGGTGAGGTTAAAAAGCCTGAAACCATCAATTACCGTACCTTTAAACCAGAGCGTGACGGCCTGTTCTGTGCACGTATCTTTGGTCCGGTAAAAGACTATGAATGTTTGTGCGGTAAGTACAAGCGTCTCAAGCATCGTGGTGTTATTTGTGAAAAATGTGGCGTTGAAGTTACATTAACTAAAGTACGCCGTGAGCGTATGGGTCACATTGAACTGGCCAGCCCGGTTGCACACATCTGGTTCCTTAAATCACTGCCATCTCGTATCGGTTTGATGCTGGATATGACATTGCGTGATATTGAACGCGTATTGTATTTCGAATCTTACGTTGTCACTGAGCCAGGTCTTACCACGCTTGAGCGTAGCCAGTTACTTAACGAAGAAGAATATCTGGACGCGCTTGAAGAAAACGGTGACGAGTTTGACGCGAAGATGGGTGCTGAAGCGGTATTTGACCTGCTTAAGGTACTGGACGTCGACGCCGATGTTGCTGCAATGCGTGAAGAGTTACCTAGCATTAACTCTGAAACTAAGCGTAAGAAAATTACCAAGCGTCTGAAGCTGCTTGAATCATTCCAACAGTCTGGCAACAAGCCAGAGTGGATGATCATGACTGTGCTGCCAGTTCTGCCACCGGATCTTCGTCCTCTGGTACCACTGGACGGTGGTCGTTTTGCGACTTCTGACCTGAACGATCTGTATCGTCGTGTAATCAACCGTAATAACCGACTGAAGCGTCTGTTGGATCTGGCTGCGCCGGATATCATCGTACGTAACGAAAAGCGTATGCTTCAGGAAGCGGTAGATGCGCTACTTGATAACGGTCGTCGTGGTCGTGCTATTACCGGTTCTAACAAACGTCCTCTGAAATCGCTTGCCGATATGATTAAAGGTAAGCAAGGTCGTTTCCGTCAGAACTTGCTAGGTAAACGTGTTGATTATTCTGGTCGTTCTGTAATCACTGTTGGTCCGACACTGCGTCTGCACCAGTGTGGTCTGCCTAAGAAAATGGCTCTGGAACTGTTCAAGCCATTCATCTATGGCAAGTTAGAAGGCCGTGGTTTGGCGACAACTATCAAAGCCGCCAAGAAACTGGTAGAGCGTGAAGCGCCGGAAGTATGGGATGTTCTTGATGAAGTTATTCGTGAACACCCGGTACTGCTTAACCGTGCACCTACGCTGCACAGACTGGGTATCCAGGCATTTGAACCAACCCTAATCGAAGGTAAAGCAATTCAGTTGCACCCATTGGTGTGTGCGGCCTATAACGCTGACTTCGATGGTGACCAAATGGCTGTTCACGTACCGCTGACACTGGAAGCCCAGTTAGAAGCTCGTGCGCTGATGATGTCTACCAACAACATCTTATCTCCTGCGAATGGTGAGCCGATTATCGTTCCTTCACAGGACGTTGTATTGGGTCTTTATTACCTGACACGCGAAAAGGTGAACGGTAAAGGTGAAGGCATGGTATTTACCAGCCCGAACGAAGCAGAAAAAGCATACCGTACTGACGCAGCTGAGCTGCATGCTCGCGTAAAAGTACGTATTACTGAGTATGATGTTGCCGAAGATGGCACGAAAACAGAGCGTGTAACGCTGACCGACACCACGGTTGGCCGTGCAATTTTCTCTCTGATTTTGCCTAAAGGCTTACCATTTGACCTGATCAATCAGGCCATGGGTAAAAAGCAAATCTCGCGTTTGCTTAACGCTTGCTACCGTACACTGGGTTTGAAAGATACTGTTATCGCAGCTGATCAAATCATGTACAGCGGCTTCCATTACGCAATGATCGCCGGTGCCTCTGTTGGTATTGATGACATGGTCATCCCGGCAGCGAAGAAAGAGATCATCGACGACGCTGAAGCAGAGGTTATCGAGATCCAGGAACAGTTCCAGAACGGTCTTGTCACTGCTGGTGAGCGTTATAATAAAGTTATTGATATCTGGTCAAATGCCAACGAAAAAGTTGCCAAGGCCATGATGGATAACCTTAAGTCTGACATCGTAGTTAACGCTGAAGGCGAAGAGGAAGAGCAACAGTCATTTAACTCTGTTTATATGATGGCCGACTCGGGCGCTCGTGGTAGTGCCGCTCAGATTCGTCAGTTGGCGGGTATGCGTGGTCTGATGGCGAAACCAGACGGTTCAATCATCGAAACACCCATCACGGCTAACTTCCGTGAAGGTCTGAACGTATTGCAGTACTTCATCTCGACGCACGGTGCGCGTAAAGGTCTTGCCGATACCGCACTGAAAACAGCTAACTCAGGTTATCTGACACGTCGTCTGGTAGATGTGGCGCAAGATTTGGTTATTACCAATGATGACTGTGGCACATTCGAAGGCGTTAAGATGTCTCCGCTTATCGAAGGTGGTGATGTTGTAGAACCACTTCGTGAACGGGTACTGGGTCGTGTTGTAGCAGAAGATGTTTACAAGCCGGGTACAGACGAAGTGCTGGTTGAGCGTAATGTGCTTCTGGATGAAGCATTGGTAGATATGCTTGAACAGAATTCTGTGGACCAGATTCAGGTACGCTCTGTAATCACCTGTGATAATGACTTTGGTGTATGTGCTAAGTGTTACGGTCGTGACCTTGCGCGTGGCCACATGGTTGCTAAAGGTGAGTCTGTCGGTGTAATTGCCGCACAGTCTATCGGTGAGCCAGGTACACAGCTTACGATGCGTACATTCCACATTGGTGGTGCGGCATCGCGGGCATCAGCAGAAAACAGCGTACAGGTTAAGACTGCCGGTACACTTAAACTGCAAAATGCTAAAACAGTTCGCAATACTGAAGAAAAGCTTGTTGTTGTATCACGTTCAACCGAGTTGACTGTTACTGACTCCCACGGCCGTGAGAAAGAGCGCTATAAAGTGCCTTACGGAGCGGTATTGTCTGTGGACGAAAGTGCAGAGGTTAATGCTGGCGATATCGTTGCTAGCTGGGACCCGCATAGTCACCCAATCATCGTTGAGCGTCCGTCGAAAGTCAGCTTCTCTGATATTGATGACTCAAACACGGAAATGCAGCAGGATGAGCTGACAGGTCTTACACGTATCGTGGTTAAAGATCTGGCGAAGGTAAATGCAAAAGAGCCTAAGCTGATTCTTGAAAGTGACGAGATTGGTCTGCAGGAAATTCGTCTGCCAAGCTTTACCACCATTGAAGCGTCTGAAGGTAAGGTTGCCCAGACAGGTGATGTACTGGCACGTATTCCTCAGGAAAGTTCGAAAACACGGGATATCACTGGTGGTCTGCCACGAGTTGCTGACCTGTTCGAAGCTCGTAAGCCTAAAGAGCCTGCTATCCTTGCTGAACATTCTGGTATGGTTGGTTTTGGTAAAGAGACGAAAGGTAAACGTCGTCTGGTTATCACGCGTAAAGATTCCGGTGACCAATACGAAGAGATGATTCCGAAGTGGCGTCAACTTAACGTGTTTGAAGGTGAACAGGTAGAACGCGGTGAAGTTATCGCCGATGGTCCTGAGTCGCCGCATGATATCCTGCGTCTACGTGGTATCAGCGCTGTATCGAACTACATCGTGAACGAAGTTCAGGAAGTTTACCGACTGCAGGGTGTAAAAATTAACGATAAGCACATTGAAGTCGTTATCCGACAAATGCTGCGTAAGTGTATTATTACAGCTTCAGGCGACAGCCAGTTCCTTGAAGGTGAACAGGTTGAGGTAGCAAACGTTAAGATTGCTAACCGTGAACTTGAGCGTCAGGGCAAAATGCCGGCACTGTATGAAACACAGCTTCTGGGTATAACTAAAGCGTCACTGTCTACAGAGTCGTTCATTTCAGCGGCGTCGTTCCAGGAAACAACGCGCGTTCTGACTGAAGCTGCGGTACAGGGTAAAGAAGACGATTTACGTGGTCTTAAAGAAAACGTAATTGTTGGTCGTCTGATCCCTGCAGGTACTGGTTTTGCTTATCATGAGCGTCGTATGCAGAAGCGTCAGGAACAGCTGGAAGAAATGTCAGTATCTGCTGCTGAAGCAGAACAGGCGTTAACTGAAGCACTGAACGCAGAAACAAGCGGTGAATCATCTACTGATGAGTAA
- the rpsL gene encoding 30S ribosomal protein S12: MATVNQLVRKPRKKPVEKSNVAALQACPQRRGVCTRVYTTTPKKPNSALRKVCRVRLTNGFEVSSYIGGEGHNLQEHSVVLIRGGRVKDLPGVRYHTVRGTLDCAGVNDRRQARSKYGAKKPKS; this comes from the coding sequence ATGGCAACAGTTAACCAGTTAGTGCGTAAGCCTCGCAAAAAGCCCGTTGAGAAAAGCAACGTAGCTGCATTGCAAGCTTGCCCACAAAGACGTGGTGTATGTACACGTGTATATACTACTACGCCTAAGAAACCAAACTCTGCACTGCGTAAAGTATGTCGTGTACGCTTAACTAACGGTTTTGAAGTTTCTTCATACATCGGTGGTGAAGGTCACAACCTACAGGAGCACAGTGTTGTTCTAATTCGTGGCGGTCGTGTAAAAGATCTGCCAGGTGTTCGTTACCACACCGTTCGCGGTACGCTTGATTGCGCTGGTGTTAACGATCGTAGACAAGCCCGTTCTAAGTACGGCGCGAAGAAGCCTAAGTCATAA
- the rpsG gene encoding 30S ribosomal protein S7, with amino-acid sequence MPRRRVVGQRKILPEPKYGSQLLAKFMNVVMLDGKKSVAERIVYGALDIVAEKTGKAHLDVFEDALDNIRPTVEVKSRRVGGSTYQVPVEVRPVRRNALGMRWMVEAARKRGEKSMAQRLAAEMLDAADNKGSAVKKREDVHRMAEANKAFAHYRW; translated from the coding sequence ATGCCAAGAAGAAGAGTCGTAGGTCAACGTAAAATCCTACCAGAACCAAAATATGGTTCACAGCTGCTTGCTAAGTTCATGAATGTCGTAATGCTCGACGGCAAAAAATCTGTCGCTGAAAGAATCGTTTACGGTGCGCTTGATATTGTTGCTGAGAAAACCGGCAAGGCACACCTTGATGTATTTGAAGATGCACTGGATAACATTCGCCCGACTGTAGAGGTTAAATCACGCCGTGTAGGTGGTTCAACTTATCAGGTTCCGGTAGAAGTTCGTCCTGTTCGTCGTAATGCACTGGGTATGCGTTGGATGGTAGAAGCGGCACGTAAACGTGGCGAGAAATCCATGGCACAGCGCCTGGCAGCAGAAATGCTGGATGCAGCAGACAACAAAGGTTCAGCGGTTAAGAAGCGTGAAGACGTACACCGTATGGCCGAAGCGAACAAAGCGTTCGCTCACTATCGTTGGTAA
- the fusA gene encoding elongation factor G, with protein sequence MPRKTPIERYRNIGIVAHVDAGKTTTTERVLFYTGLSHKIGEVHDGAATMDWMEQEQERGITITSAATTCFWAGMNQQHEQHRINIIDTPGHVDFTIEVERSLRVLDGAVVVFCGSSGVEPQSETVWRQADKYEVPRMVFVNKMDRAGADFERVIGQIRKRLGANCVPIQLNIGSEDEFKGVIDLIKMKSINWNQEDKGMTFTYEEIPAELMEKAEQYRNEMVEAAAEASEELMDKYLEEGELSEDDIRLGLRTRTLNNEIVLATCGSAFKNKGVQAVLDAVIEFLPSPTEVKPITGILDDKHETEEKRRADDDEPFSALAFKIATDPFVGTLTFFRCYSGVVKTGDTVFNPVKSKRERFGRIVQMHSKDREELKEVRAGDIAAAIGLKDVTTGDTLCDPNNVITLERMEFPDPVISIAVEPKSQADQEKMGIALGKLAAEDPSFQVKTDDETGQTIISGMGELHLDIIVDRMKREFKVECNVGKPQVAYRETLRKAVEVEGKFVRQSGGRGQFGHVWLKIEPQEEGSGYEFVNKIVGGVVPKEYIPAVDKGIQEQMQNGVVAGYPVLDVKVTLFDGSYHDVDSSEMAFKIAGSMGFKKGAAEANPVLLEPTMKVEVTTPEDWMGDVVGDLNRRRGMIEGMDEGVAGVKIVRAKVPLSEMFGYATDLRSQTQGRASYSMEFFNYSEAPSNVAQAIIDARN encoded by the coding sequence ATGCCTCGTAAGACCCCAATTGAGCGTTATCGTAATATTGGTATTGTGGCTCACGTAGATGCGGGTAAAACCACAACTACTGAGCGGGTACTGTTTTATACAGGCCTTTCACATAAAATTGGTGAAGTTCATGATGGCGCAGCCACCATGGACTGGATGGAGCAGGAGCAGGAGCGTGGTATTACCATAACCTCTGCGGCGACCACCTGTTTTTGGGCTGGTATGAACCAGCAGCACGAACAGCACCGAATCAACATTATTGACACTCCCGGACACGTTGACTTTACCATTGAGGTAGAGCGTTCGTTACGTGTGCTTGATGGTGCCGTAGTGGTATTTTGCGGGTCTTCAGGCGTAGAGCCTCAATCAGAAACAGTCTGGAGACAGGCTGATAAATATGAAGTGCCGCGCATGGTTTTCGTCAATAAGATGGACCGTGCCGGCGCTGATTTTGAGCGTGTAATTGGTCAGATTCGCAAGCGTTTAGGCGCAAATTGTGTACCTATACAGCTCAATATCGGATCCGAAGATGAATTTAAAGGCGTTATCGATCTGATAAAAATGAAATCAATTAACTGGAATCAGGAAGATAAAGGTATGACCTTTACTTACGAAGAAATTCCGGCGGAGTTGATGGAAAAAGCCGAGCAATACCGAAATGAAATGGTTGAAGCGGCGGCGGAAGCGTCTGAAGAACTGATGGACAAGTACCTTGAAGAAGGTGAGTTATCAGAAGATGATATCCGTTTGGGTCTGCGTACCCGCACACTGAATAATGAGATTGTACTGGCAACCTGTGGTAGTGCCTTTAAAAATAAAGGTGTTCAGGCTGTATTGGATGCGGTTATAGAGTTTCTGCCATCACCGACAGAAGTAAAACCTATCACGGGTATTCTGGATGATAAGCACGAAACAGAAGAAAAGCGTCGTGCTGATGATGACGAGCCGTTCTCAGCACTGGCATTCAAAATTGCCACAGACCCGTTTGTTGGTACGTTAACGTTCTTCCGCTGTTACTCCGGTGTAGTTAAAACAGGTGATACTGTGTTTAACCCTGTGAAGAGCAAGCGAGAGCGTTTTGGTCGGATCGTGCAAATGCACTCAAAAGACCGTGAAGAGTTAAAAGAAGTTCGCGCTGGTGATATCGCTGCTGCGATTGGTTTGAAGGACGTTACTACCGGAGATACGTTGTGTGATCCAAATAATGTGATCACGCTTGAGCGTATGGAATTCCCTGATCCGGTTATCTCCATCGCCGTTGAGCCAAAATCGCAGGCAGACCAGGAAAAAATGGGCATTGCGCTGGGTAAACTGGCGGCAGAAGATCCTTCATTCCAGGTCAAAACCGATGATGAGACCGGGCAGACAATAATCTCTGGTATGGGTGAACTTCACCTGGACATCATTGTCGATCGCATGAAGCGCGAATTTAAAGTTGAATGTAACGTTGGTAAGCCGCAAGTTGCGTATCGTGAAACATTACGCAAGGCAGTGGAAGTTGAAGGTAAATTCGTTCGTCAGTCCGGCGGTCGCGGTCAGTTTGGCCACGTCTGGCTGAAAATCGAGCCTCAGGAAGAAGGTTCCGGCTATGAATTCGTCAATAAAATTGTTGGCGGAGTCGTGCCGAAGGAATACATTCCTGCGGTAGATAAGGGTATTCAGGAGCAGATGCAAAATGGTGTCGTAGCCGGTTATCCAGTGCTTGATGTAAAGGTCACACTGTTTGATGGTTCGTATCATGATGTTGACTCTTCTGAAATGGCGTTTAAGATCGCCGGCTCTATGGGTTTCAAAAAGGGCGCCGCAGAAGCAAATCCGGTGTTGCTTGAACCCACAATGAAAGTTGAAGTCACAACTCCGGAAGACTGGATGGGTGATGTTGTAGGTGACCTGAATCGTCGCCGGGGCATGATCGAAGGAATGGACGAAGGTGTTGCGGGCGTAAAAATTGTACGCGCGAAAGTGCCGCTTTCTGAAATGTTTGGGTATGCCACCGATCTGCGTTCACAAACGCAAGGTCGTGCGTCATACTCCATGGAGTTCTTCAATTATTCTGAAGCGCCTAGCAATGTTGCACAAGCAATTATCGACGCTAGAAATTAA
- the tuf gene encoding elongation factor Tu, translating to MAKEKFERTKPHVNVGTIGHVDHGKTTLTAAITTVLAKTYGGSASAFDMIDNAPEEKARGITISTSHVEYDTPTRHYAHVDCPGHADYVKNMITGAAQMDGGILVVAATDGPMPQTREHILLGRQVGIPHIIVFMNKCDMVDDEELLELVEMEVRELLNEYEFPGDDLPVIKGSALKALEGDEEWEKKIIELGEALDSYIPEPERAIDKPFILPIEDVFSISGRGTVVTGRVEQGIIKVGEEIEIVGMKDTTKTTCTGVEMFRKLLDEGRAGENVGVLLRGTKRDEVERGQVLAKPGSITPHTKFEAEVYVLSKDEGGRHTPFFKGYRPQFYFRTTDVTGAVELPEGVEMVMPGDNLKFVVELIAPIAMDEGLRFAIREGGRTVGAGVVAKIFE from the coding sequence ATGGCAAAAGAAAAGTTTGAACGTACGAAACCCCATGTAAACGTGGGTACAATCGGCCACGTTGACCACGGTAAAACCACTCTGACTGCAGCGATCACTACAGTTCTTGCAAAGACCTACGGTGGTTCAGCAAGCGCATTCGATATGATCGATAACGCGCCAGAAGAAAAAGCACGTGGTATCACCATCTCTACTTCACACGTTGAATATGACACGCCTACTCGCCACTACGCGCACGTAGACTGTCCTGGACACGCTGACTACGTTAAGAACATGATCACTGGTGCCGCACAGATGGACGGCGGTATTCTTGTAGTAGCTGCGACAGATGGTCCTATGCCACAAACTCGTGAGCACATCCTTCTGGGTCGTCAGGTAGGTATTCCTCACATCATCGTGTTCATGAACAAATGTGACATGGTAGATGACGAAGAGCTGCTTGAGCTGGTAGAAATGGAAGTTCGTGAACTTCTTAACGAATACGAATTCCCAGGTGATGACCTGCCGGTAATCAAAGGTTCTGCACTGAAAGCGCTGGAAGGCGACGAAGAGTGGGAAAAGAAAATTATCGAGCTGGGCGAAGCACTGGATTCATACATTCCAGAGCCAGAGCGTGCAATCGATAAGCCGTTCATTCTTCCAATCGAAGACGTATTCTCAATCTCAGGCCGTGGTACAGTAGTAACAGGTCGTGTAGAGCAAGGTATCATCAAAGTTGGTGAAGAAATCGAAATCGTAGGTATGAAAGATACTACGAAGACGACTTGTACCGGTGTAGAGATGTTCCGTAAGCTTCTGGACGAAGGCCGTGCCGGTGAGAACGTTGGTGTTCTTCTGCGTGGTACTAAGCGTGACGAAGTTGAGCGTGGTCAGGTTCTGGCGAAGCCAGGGTCAATCACTCCTCACACGAAGTTCGAAGCAGAAGTATACGTACTGAGCAAAGACGAAGGTGGCCGTCACACGCCATTCTTCAAAGGCTACCGTCCACAGTTCTACTTCCGTACAACTGACGTAACGGGTGCTGTAGAGCTTCCAGAAGGCGTTGAAATGGTTATGCCTGGTGACAACCTGAAGTTCGTAGTAGAACTGATTGCACCAATCGCGATGGACGAAGGTCTGCGCTTCGCAATCCGTGAAGGTGGTCGTACAGTAGGTGCTGGTGTTGTAGCGAAGATTTTTGAATAA
- a CDS encoding serine hydrolase domain-containing protein, translating to MVFGSFTPLCAEQLPDAKASNPEKLQWMQGFPPEPERLITQPQSNFFSFPKLRWSVCHIRELMPTKQVSRGIVGPGLWQSRLAPDIDKITFNAGDSKEQLTWRQSLARNYTDGILVLHKGVIVYEQYFGCMRRDGKHAAMSMTKSLIGLLAEILIAEGTLDDRQLVKSIIPELADSGFGDATIRQVMDMTTAVDFNEDYSDPGADIWQYSVATDPFASPSDGQPVGYFAYLKGVKKQGIHGKAFGYRTVNTDVLGWVIARKTGKDVASLLSDKIWQHIDAEQDAYMTVDRLGTPFAGGGLSAGLRDLGRLGQLLLDDGKYKNKQIIPAATIASIEQGGDKAAFAKAGYLTLAGGSYRSMWWLLHNKNNAYAARGVHGQTLYIDPVAQMVIVRFASFPHAKNHYIDPTSLPAYEALADYLLKK from the coding sequence ATGGTATTTGGTTCTTTTACACCATTATGTGCAGAGCAACTGCCAGATGCTAAGGCATCCAATCCGGAAAAATTACAGTGGATGCAGGGCTTTCCTCCTGAACCTGAGCGTTTAATCACACAGCCGCAGAGTAATTTCTTCAGCTTTCCAAAACTCCGGTGGAGCGTTTGTCATATACGTGAACTCATGCCTACGAAACAGGTGAGTCGGGGGATTGTTGGGCCCGGATTATGGCAATCGCGTTTAGCTCCTGACATCGATAAGATTACCTTCAACGCCGGTGATAGCAAAGAGCAGCTAACATGGCGGCAATCTTTAGCGCGTAACTATACCGACGGTATCCTAGTACTTCACAAAGGCGTGATTGTTTACGAGCAATATTTTGGCTGTATGCGTCGTGACGGAAAGCATGCCGCAATGTCTATGACAAAATCACTTATTGGCTTACTTGCCGAAATATTGATTGCAGAGGGTACTCTAGATGATAGGCAACTGGTTAAATCTATCATCCCGGAACTTGCAGATAGTGGGTTTGGCGATGCCACTATTCGTCAGGTGATGGATATGACAACCGCCGTGGACTTTAATGAAGACTACAGTGACCCGGGGGCTGATATATGGCAATACTCTGTGGCCACAGATCCCTTCGCCTCACCTTCTGACGGACAACCGGTTGGTTATTTTGCTTATTTGAAAGGAGTCAAAAAACAGGGAATACATGGCAAAGCGTTTGGCTATCGTACGGTCAATACAGACGTTCTTGGATGGGTCATAGCCAGAAAAACAGGAAAAGATGTGGCCAGTCTACTGAGCGATAAAATTTGGCAGCACATTGATGCGGAGCAGGATGCGTACATGACTGTTGATAGGCTAGGTACACCATTTGCGGGTGGTGGCTTAAGTGCCGGGCTAAGAGACCTGGGGCGGTTGGGGCAGTTGCTTCTTGATGATGGCAAATATAAGAATAAACAAATTATTCCGGCAGCTACCATAGCCAGTATAGAGCAAGGAGGTGATAAAGCGGCATTTGCGAAAGCAGGATATCTGACGTTAGCGGGCGGTAGCTATCGTAGCATGTGGTGGTTATTGCATAACAAAAATAACGCGTATGCGGCCAGAGGAGTTCACGGGCAGACACTCTATATCGACCCTGTGGCTCAAATGGTTATCGTACGCTTTGCTTCTTTTCCGCACGCTAAAAACCATTACATTGATCCCACTTCGCTACCCGCGTATGAGGCGTTAGCAGATTATCTTTTAAAAAAATAA